A single genomic interval of Romboutsia ilealis harbors:
- a CDS encoding biliverdin-producing heme oxygenase: MDLITKIRRNTAALHSASEHTGFIKRIVDGNACKDSYAEYLFNLSAMYKAIEDTIENNTSNEVIKNFATKELYRYELIQKDLEFLLADKLNDMTLLPSTEAFVERVKEIDKTNPELIIAYAYTRFIADLFGGRTFIALLSVNYKVPKEGLNYYNCDQIKDIRSYVMNYASKINSINLTEELENKLINEVSNAYIYNLAISCELEAKLYSN; the protein is encoded by the coding sequence ATGGATTTAATTACTAAAATAAGAAGAAATACAGCTGCACTTCATAGTGCATCAGAACATACAGGTTTTATAAAAAGAATAGTTGATGGAAATGCGTGTAAAGATAGTTATGCAGAGTATTTATTTAACCTTTCAGCTATGTACAAAGCAATAGAGGATACTATTGAAAACAATACATCTAATGAAGTTATAAAGAATTTTGCAACAAAAGAATTATATAGATATGAATTAATACAAAAGGATTTAGAATTTCTTTTAGCTGATAAGTTAAATGATATGACTTTACTACCATCTACAGAAGCATTTGTAGAAAGGGTAAAAGAGATAGATAAAACAAATCCAGAGTTAATAATTGCATATGCATATACAAGATTTATAGCAGATTTATTTGGAGGAAGAACATTTATAGCTTTATTAAGTGTAAATTATAAAGTACCTAAGGAAGGATTAAATTATTATAATTGTGATCAAATAAAGGATATTAGATCTTATGTTATGAACTATGCTTCAAAAATAAATAGTATAAATTTAACTGAAGAATTAGAAAATAAGCTAATAAATGAGGTAAGTAATGCTTATATTTATAATTTAGCTATATCTTGTGAATTAGAAGCTAAATTATATTCAAATTAA
- the hpt gene encoding hypoxanthine phosphoribosyltransferase, translating to MATIDVMISEEEISKKVEELAKKIQKDYEGEQLLVVGILKGASVFVSDLIRKIDLDVNIDFMSVSSYGNGTESSGTVRILKDLDVDIAGKNVLIVEDIIDSGLTLSNLVKELEMRNPKSLKLCTLLDKPERRTSNIPVDYVGFVIEDKFIVGYGIDWAEKYRNLPYIGSVTV from the coding sequence ATGGCAACTATAGATGTAATGATATCTGAAGAAGAAATATCTAAAAAAGTAGAAGAATTAGCGAAGAAAATACAGAAAGATTATGAGGGAGAACAATTACTAGTAGTAGGTATACTTAAAGGAGCCAGCGTATTTGTTTCTGATTTAATAAGAAAGATAGATTTAGATGTAAATATAGATTTTATGAGCGTTTCAAGCTATGGAAATGGAACTGAAAGTTCAGGAACAGTTAGAATATTAAAGGATTTAGATGTTGATATAGCTGGAAAAAATGTATTAATTGTAGAGGATATAATAGATTCAGGTCTTACTTTAAGTAATTTAGTAAAAGAGTTAGAAATGAGAAATCCTAAATCTTTAAAATTATGTACTTTATTAGATAAGCCTGAAAGAAGAACTTCAAATATACCAGTTGATTATGTTGGATTTGTAATAGAAGATAAATTTATTGTTGGATATGGAATAGATTGGGCAGAAAAATATAGAAATCTGCCTTATATAGGTTCAGTTACAGTTTAA
- a CDS encoding pyridoxal phosphate-dependent aminotransferase — MKVNHGANLYDLSSQYGFSKEDIMDFSSNINPFGSSKLAKEYIVNNIDKVSVYPDPEYLELKTSISNYCNCSIDNILLGSGATELISSFIKTINPKKALILSPAYSEYEKELSKIKCNITKYFSKKEYNFTINIDNLIEIINKNNYELIIICNPNNPTGFTFSKNEIEKILNNTNSFVMVDETYIEFTNTSIYSSTSLVDKYDNLFVIRGTSKFFSTPGIRLGYGLISNYKVMYEMNSNLDLWNINIFASMMGEVMFNDNKFIENTYSLMTKERDYLVNELSKFTDLKIYNSQGNFILCEIKSKSITAKEVREKLIHKRIIIRDCVSFDGLDEYFFRVCILKPEENKLLIDNLINIFK, encoded by the coding sequence GTGAAAGTAAATCATGGTGCAAATTTATATGATTTATCTAGTCAATATGGCTTTTCAAAAGAAGATATTATGGACTTTAGTTCTAATATAAATCCTTTTGGATCGTCAAAACTAGCTAAAGAATATATAGTAAATAACATAGATAAAGTATCAGTATATCCTGATCCTGAATATTTAGAATTAAAAACTTCTATATCTAATTACTGTAACTGTTCAATAGATAATATACTTTTAGGTAGTGGTGCTACAGAATTAATTTCATCCTTTATAAAAACTATTAATCCTAAAAAAGCACTAATTTTATCTCCAGCTTATTCAGAATATGAAAAAGAATTATCTAAAATAAAGTGTAACATAACTAAATATTTTTCGAAAAAGGAATATAACTTTACTATAAATATAGACAATCTTATAGAAATTATAAACAAAAATAATTATGAGTTAATAATAATATGTAATCCTAATAATCCAACAGGGTTTACTTTTAGTAAAAATGAAATAGAAAAAATATTAAATAATACTAACTCTTTTGTAATGGTAGATGAGACATATATAGAATTTACAAATACGTCAATCTATTCATCTACTTCATTAGTTGATAAGTATGATAACTTATTCGTTATAAGAGGTACTTCTAAGTTCTTCTCAACACCTGGGATAAGACTTGGATATGGACTAATTTCTAATTATAAAGTCATGTATGAAATGAACTCTAATCTTGATTTATGGAATATAAATATATTTGCGTCTATGATGGGTGAAGTAATGTTTAACGATAACAAATTTATAGAAAATACATACTCTTTAATGACAAAAGAAAGAGATTATTTAGTAAACGAACTTAGTAAGTTCACTGATTTAAAAATTTATAACAGTCAAGGAAATTTTATATTATGTGAAATAAAATCAAAATCTATTACAGCGAAAGAAGTTAGAGAAAAACTTATACATAAGCGAATTATAATAAGAGACTGTGTATCATTTGATGGCTTAGATGAATATTTTTTCAGAGTTTGTATTTTAAAACCAGAGGAAAATAAATTATTAATAGATAACTTAATAAATATTTTTAAATAA
- a CDS encoding YkvA family protein, which translates to MSKRSFVTDMILDTLKRVLVRFKNAKFGLLFFINIFKIPDFLTDNRVNIFSKFKLIFSLLTAVIYIVSSIDLIPEILTGMFGFIDDIFVLVWSLGIANEEIEKYKKILKDSKDPNVIENVNYNIYDENE; encoded by the coding sequence ATGAGTAAAAGATCATTTGTTACTGATATGATATTAGATACACTTAAAAGAGTATTAGTCAGATTTAAAAATGCAAAGTTTGGATTACTATTTTTTATCAATATATTTAAAATACCTGATTTTTTAACTGATAATAGAGTTAATATATTTAGTAAGTTTAAGTTAATATTTTCATTATTAACTGCTGTTATATATATTGTTTCGAGTATAGATTTAATACCAGAAATACTTACAGGGATGTTTGGATTTATTGATGATATATTTGTATTAGTTTGGAGCTTAGGTATTGCTAATGAAGAAATAGAAAAGTATAAAAAGATTTTAAAAGATAGTAAAGACCCAAATGTGATAGAAAATGTAAATTATAATATATATGATGAAAATGAATAG
- the asnA gene encoding aspartate--ammonia ligase, with protein MCLIIPEQYKSSLGVIQTQQAIKDLKDYFEQRLSEELKLTRVSSPLFVIPETGTNDNLNGVEKAVNFNVPNINKNVEIVQSLAKWKRVALKKYGFETGRGIYTDMNAIRKDEELDNIHSIYVDQWDWELIIDKEERNEAKLKEVVKKIYKVFKETEEHVHDIYPEINKMLPEEITFITSQELLDMYPELSPKEREDKIVRDKGAVFLMQIGKILDNGDKHDGRSPDYDDWELNGDILFYNPILDNAIELSSMGIRVDEERLKYQLDVSNCNDRKELDYHKALLNGELPYTIGGGIGQSRICMYFLNKAHIGEVQVGVWPDDMIKECSELGIHLL; from the coding sequence ATGTGTTTAATAATACCAGAGCAATATAAATCAAGCCTAGGAGTAATACAAACTCAACAAGCAATAAAAGATCTAAAGGATTATTTTGAACAAAGACTTTCAGAAGAACTAAAATTAACAAGGGTTTCATCTCCTTTATTTGTAATACCGGAGACAGGGACAAATGATAATTTAAACGGAGTAGAAAAAGCTGTAAATTTTAATGTACCAAATATAAATAAAAATGTGGAAATAGTACAATCGTTAGCTAAATGGAAGAGAGTAGCTCTTAAAAAATATGGATTTGAGACTGGAAGAGGCATATATACAGATATGAATGCTATAAGAAAAGATGAAGAGTTAGACAATATACATTCAATATACGTAGATCAATGGGATTGGGAACTTATTATAGATAAAGAAGAAAGAAATGAAGCTAAGCTAAAAGAAGTTGTAAAAAAAATATATAAAGTTTTTAAAGAAACAGAAGAACATGTTCATGATATATACCCTGAAATAAATAAGATGCTTCCTGAAGAAATAACATTTATAACTTCTCAAGAATTACTAGACATGTATCCAGAACTATCTCCTAAGGAAAGAGAAGATAAAATTGTAAGAGATAAAGGTGCAGTATTTTTAATGCAAATAGGAAAGATACTAGATAATGGAGATAAACATGATGGAAGAAGTCCAGATTATGATGATTGGGAATTAAATGGAGATATATTATTCTATAATCCAATATTAGACAATGCTATAGAGCTTTCATCAATGGGAATAAGAGTCGATGAAGAACGCTTAAAATATCAGCTAGATGTATCAAATTGTAATGACAGAAAAGAATTAGATTATCATAAGGCATTATTAAATGGGGAATTACCATATACAATAGGTGGTGGAATAGGTCAATCAAGAATATGTATGTATTTCCTAAATAAAGCACATATAGGAGAAGTTCAAGTTGGTGTGTGGCCTGATGATATGATAAAAGAATGTTCAGAGTTAGGTATACATCTTTTATAA
- a CDS encoding LacI family DNA-binding transcriptional regulator — protein MATLKEISERAGVSISTVSRVLNNDETLLVLDETKMKIFEAAEDLEYKTITQRKNKTKKNNNYKIGLVEMYDVSKQLEDPYYLLLKNTVEKECFNNNIKLVKLYNNGMKYESLEEKNLDGIIAIGKFSDKEINLMNEYSSNIVFLDSSPDDEKYDSVKINFKMGVFAALDHLYDLGHTKIGYIGDGNTLGDNKLRERDVRLKYYNEYMKEKNILNEEYIINCDMTASAGYTAMTEFIKRETLPTAFFVATDTIATGVLKALYENKISVPNDISLIGFNDIFVSRYTLPALSTVRVHIENMANACVGLMIERLNNRTYTKKVIIPSQLIIRESTSNISNEN, from the coding sequence GTGGCAACTTTAAAGGAAATATCAGAAAGAGCAGGCGTATCCATAAGTACAGTATCAAGAGTACTAAATAATGATGAGACTTTATTAGTATTAGATGAAACTAAGATGAAAATATTTGAGGCTGCAGAAGATTTAGAATATAAAACTATAACACAGAGAAAAAATAAAACTAAAAAAAATAATAATTACAAAATTGGATTAGTTGAAATGTACGATGTTTCAAAGCAATTAGAGGATCCATACTATTTATTATTAAAAAATACTGTTGAAAAAGAGTGTTTTAATAACAATATAAAATTAGTTAAGCTTTATAATAATGGTATGAAATATGAATCACTTGAAGAAAAAAACTTAGATGGAATAATAGCCATAGGAAAGTTTTCAGATAAAGAAATTAATTTGATGAATGAGTATTCTTCGAATATAGTATTTTTAGATTCTTCTCCTGATGATGAAAAATATGATTCTGTAAAAATTAACTTTAAGATGGGAGTTTTTGCAGCACTTGATCATTTATATGATTTAGGACATACTAAAATTGGATATATAGGTGATGGGAATACATTAGGTGATAATAAATTAAGAGAACGTGATGTAAGATTAAAGTATTACAATGAATATATGAAAGAGAAAAATATATTAAATGAAGAATATATAATAAATTGTGATATGACTGCATCTGCTGGATATACTGCTATGACGGAGTTTATAAAAAGAGAAACCTTACCAACTGCATTTTTTGTAGCAACAGATACAATAGCAACAGGAGTGTTAAAGGCTCTTTATGAAAATAAAATAAGTGTACCAAATGATATAAGTTTGATTGGATTTAATGATATATTTGTTTCAAGATATACATTACCAGCACTTTCAACAGTAAGAGTTCACATCGAGAATATGGCGAATGCATGTGTTGGTCTTATGATAGAAAGATTGAATAATAGAACTTACACTAAAAAGGTAATAATACCAAGTCAGCTTATAATAAGAGAAAGTACATCTAACATATCTAATGAAAATTAA
- the ptsP gene encoding phosphoenolpyruvate--protein phosphotransferase: MYNGTGASPGIALGKALVIEHSELVIEKRNISNIEEEIQKLENAVKVSKDELTKVKEKALMELGEHEAEIFEAHLLVLEDPELVDSAISKIRDEKVNADYALNEIKEMFVAMFESMDNEYMRERAADIKDVTNRVLRHILGIKVVDLAGLDEEVVLIAHDLTPSDTATMNKSMVLGFLTDIGGRTSHTAIMARTLEIAAVVGLDDITKKVKDGDYIVFNGDTGEVIVNPDEETKAKYASLKEQFEEYRKSLELLKGQESITTDGRHVELAGNIGSPNDVSGLIKNDAEGVGLYRTEFLYMDKEDAFPSEEEQYEAYKAVLEGMNNKPIVIRTLDIGGDKELPYFEMEPEMNPFLGYRAIRLCLDRKDIFKTQLRALYRASVHGKLRIMFPMISSLEELLSAKEVIKEVLAELDAEKIAYANDVEVGMMIEIPSAAVISDILAKHIDFFSIGTNDLIQYTCAVDRMNQKISHLYNQFNPAVLRLIKMVIDNAHKEGKWVGMCGESAGDQRMIPILLGFGLDEFSMSPISILPARKLINSLSYAEMQKFGDEVLAMGTAKEIKEYVDKTFNM, from the coding sequence ATGTACAACGGAACGGGAGCATCTCCAGGAATAGCTTTAGGAAAGGCTTTAGTAATAGAGCATAGTGAATTAGTTATAGAGAAAAGAAATATTAGTAATATAGAAGAAGAAATACAAAAGCTTGAAAATGCAGTAAAAGTATCTAAAGATGAATTAACTAAGGTTAAGGAAAAGGCTTTAATGGAATTAGGGGAGCATGAAGCTGAAATATTTGAAGCTCATTTATTAGTATTAGAAGATCCTGAATTAGTAGATTCTGCAATATCTAAGATAAGAGATGAAAAAGTTAATGCAGATTATGCATTAAATGAAATAAAAGAAATGTTTGTTGCAATGTTTGAATCAATGGACAATGAGTATATGAGGGAAAGAGCAGCAGATATAAAAGATGTTACAAATAGAGTACTAAGACATATATTAGGTATAAAAGTAGTTGATTTAGCAGGACTTGATGAAGAAGTTGTATTAATTGCACACGACTTAACTCCATCAGATACAGCAACAATGAATAAAAGTATGGTGCTTGGCTTTTTAACTGATATAGGGGGAAGAACTTCTCATACAGCTATAATGGCTAGAACGTTAGAGATAGCGGCTGTAGTTGGTTTAGATGATATAACTAAAAAAGTAAAAGATGGAGACTATATCGTATTTAATGGTGATACAGGGGAAGTTATAGTTAATCCTGATGAAGAAACTAAAGCTAAATATGCATCATTAAAAGAGCAATTTGAAGAGTATAGAAAATCTCTAGAATTATTAAAAGGACAAGAATCAATAACTACTGATGGTAGACATGTTGAACTTGCAGGAAATATAGGAAGTCCTAATGATGTTTCTGGTCTTATAAAGAATGATGCTGAAGGAGTTGGGCTTTATAGAACTGAGTTCTTATACATGGATAAAGAGGATGCTTTCCCAAGTGAAGAAGAACAATATGAAGCATATAAAGCAGTACTTGAAGGGATGAATAATAAGCCTATAGTAATAAGAACATTAGATATAGGTGGAGATAAAGAACTTCCGTACTTTGAAATGGAGCCTGAAATGAATCCATTTTTAGGATACAGAGCTATAAGACTTTGTTTAGATAGAAAAGATATATTTAAAACTCAATTAAGAGCTTTATACAGAGCAAGCGTACATGGAAAACTAAGAATAATGTTCCCTATGATATCTTCTCTTGAAGAATTATTATCTGCAAAAGAAGTAATAAAAGAAGTTTTAGCAGAATTAGATGCAGAAAAAATAGCATACGCTAATGATGTAGAAGTTGGTATGATGATAGAAATACCATCTGCAGCAGTTATATCTGATATATTAGCTAAACATATAGATTTCTTCTCAATAGGAACTAATGACCTTATACAATACACTTGTGCAGTAGATAGAATGAATCAAAAGATAAGTCATTTATATAACCAGTTTAACCCAGCAGTGTTAAGACTTATAAAAATGGTTATAGATAATGCCCATAAAGAAGGAAAATGGGTTGGAATGTGTGGAGAGAGTGCAGGAGATCAAAGAATGATACCTATACTTTTAGGATTTGGATTAGATGAATTTTCTATGAGTCCAATATCTATACTTCCAGCTAGAAAATTAATAAATTCTTTATCTTATGCAGAAATGCAAAAATTTGGAGATGAAGTATTAGCTATGGGTACGGCTAAAGAAATAAAAGAGTACGTTGATAAAACTTTTAATATGTAG
- a CDS encoding HPr family phosphocarrier protein, with protein MEKNVNIKNASGLHARPAGMFVKKAAEFKSIVEVIAKGKTVNAKSIMGIMSLGLGQGDELTVVAKGEDEEAAVNALVELIEGGFGE; from the coding sequence ATGGAAAAGAATGTAAATATAAAAAACGCAAGTGGATTACACGCTAGACCAGCAGGAATGTTTGTTAAAAAAGCTGCTGAATTCAAATCTATAGTAGAAGTAATAGCAAAAGGTAAAACTGTAAATGCTAAATCTATAATGGGGATAATGAGTTTAGGATTAGGTCAAGGTGATGAATTAACAGTTGTTGCTAAAGGTGAAGATGAAGAAGCAGCAGTTAACGCTTTAGTTGAATTAATCGAAGGTGGATTTGGAGAATAA
- a CDS encoding patatin-like phospholipase family protein, with product MKGLVLEGGGTKGAYQIGAYKALRDLGIEFQGVAGTSIGALNGAYIIQNDIEIMEEIWLTYDYTHFMNIDEETYEKYKNVDFTTKNINNVIELINKARKNEGIDISPLRKLLEKTLNEDAIRKMNKDFGLVTVWWDKKINPHPLYIEDIPNGRLVDYLIASSSLPIFQLNRMDDKLFLDGMFFDNMPVSLLEQKGYKDIVVIRLLDDFLGKINLNKHQNINIKTIVPSEYLGGSLNKDRDNVQKNINLGYLDAMKAYDRYEGIKYYFNVDYMFDEWYCFNKFKRLKTETIENILNLFNIKREPTLRTLLEVLIPKLGESLGLDKNFSYKDLFYYIYEKKLEENSINRIQLYDFHKLYDAVNKNINENKNISLTYETKSIIPMQKNKFIKIITNNIIKDFSNQS from the coding sequence ATGAAAGGTTTAGTATTAGAGGGCGGAGGCACTAAAGGTGCTTATCAAATAGGAGCATATAAAGCTCTAAGAGATTTAGGAATTGAGTTTCAAGGTGTAGCAGGAACATCAATAGGAGCTTTAAATGGCGCATATATAATTCAAAATGATATAGAAATTATGGAGGAAATTTGGTTAACATATGACTATACTCATTTCATGAATATAGATGAAGAAACTTATGAAAAGTATAAAAACGTAGACTTCACTACAAAAAATATAAATAATGTTATAGAGCTTATAAATAAAGCTAGAAAAAATGAAGGTATAGATATCAGTCCACTTAGAAAACTTTTAGAAAAAACGCTAAATGAAGATGCTATAAGAAAAATGAATAAAGATTTTGGTCTTGTTACTGTCTGGTGGGATAAAAAAATAAATCCACATCCCTTATACATAGAAGATATACCAAATGGAAGATTGGTTGATTATTTAATAGCCAGTTCAAGTTTACCAATATTTCAATTAAATCGAATGGATGATAAACTTTTTTTAGATGGGATGTTTTTTGATAATATGCCCGTATCTTTATTAGAACAAAAAGGATATAAAGATATAGTAGTAATAAGATTACTTGATGACTTTTTAGGAAAAATAAATTTAAATAAGCATCAAAATATAAATATAAAAACAATAGTACCATCTGAGTATTTAGGTGGATCATTAAATAAGGATAGGGATAACGTACAAAAAAATATAAATTTAGGATATCTAGATGCTATGAAGGCTTATGATAGATATGAGGGAATCAAATATTATTTTAATGTAGACTATATGTTTGATGAATGGTATTGTTTTAATAAGTTCAAAAGATTAAAAACAGAAACTATAGAAAATATATTAAATTTATTTAATATAAAAAGAGAACCTACATTAAGAACTTTATTAGAAGTCTTAATACCTAAGCTTGGAGAAAGTTTAGGATTAGATAAAAATTTTTCATATAAAGATTTATTTTATTATATATATGAAAAAAAGCTTGAAGAGAATAGTATAAATAGAATTCAACTTTATGATTTTCATAAACTTTATGATGCAGTAAATAAAAATATAAATGAAAATAAAAATATCTCTTTAACTTATGAAACTAAATCGATAATACCGATGCAAAAAAATAAGTTTATAAAAATAATTACTAATAATATCATAAAAGATTTTTCAAATCAATCTTAA